The Nitrospiria bacterium genomic interval TTCCCTGGGCTGAGTTCCGGCGTACAAAGGGTGCTATCAAACTGCACCTGCTTTTGGATCATGACGGATATCTGCCCACCTAGGTCTATCTGTCCAATGGGAAACAGCACGACGTCACCCTAGCTCGTCAAGTGCCTCTGGCCCCAGGCTCTATTGTGACCATGGATCGTGGATACAACGATTACAAACTGTTCTGCATGTAGACCCGCAGCGGCATCTTCTTTGTCACACGCCTAAAAGACAATGCCGACTATACGGTGATGGAGCATCGAGGCATCCCTCAAAACCGCAATATCCTCTCTGATCAACTCATCGTTTTTACTGGTTACCAGGCTCAAAAACACTGTCCTCAAACCTTCCGAAAGGTTGTGGTATGGGATCAGGAAAATGAGCGGGAGATCGTGCTTCTGACCAACCACATGAAGTTCGAGGCGAGCACGATCTCGGCGATCTATAAAGAGCGCTGGCCGATCGAACTGTTCTTCAAGGCGCTCAAACAAAATCTGAAGGTGAAGACATTTGTCGGGACCAGCCAGAACGCTCTGTATATCCAGATTTGGACAGCACTGCTAGCCATGCTGCTGATCAAGTATCTGCGTTCCAATCAAAGCTTGGATGGTCGCTATCGAATCTGGTCCCTTTCTCCGCTGGAACCTGTTTACTTATCGTGACTTATGGGAATGGATCGATAATCCATTTGACGTCTTACCCTTGGGAGCGCAGCCTGTCCAATATCACTTTCCGTTTCCCGCTCTTGGACAGCATAACGGGATCGTAACAACCTAAATGTGGGGAAGGCCGTTTATGGGGTATAACTCCTTGATTTCTCAACACTCAATTTGCAACTTTTAGATTATTTTGGACAGCAATGAATTTTTATATTGTGTTGGATCAGTTTTTTTTTAAGATCTTCCGCGTTTTTAAATAAAACCCCATGGATTCCCAAATTTTTGGCTCCTTGAACATTGAGGGGGGAATCATCAATGAAGAGAACCTGCTCAGAAGAAACCCCCGCTTTTTGAAGGGCAAACTGATAGATCTCTGGAGATGGTTTTAGATGCCCTACCTTATAAGACAAGATGGTCTGGTCCATTTTTTTAAGTACCGGAATGGATTTTTTAAGAAAGTTGTAGTGGAGTGGGTTTGTGTTGGATAAAAGAAAAAGGCGATAACGAGGTCTTAGATATTCGATCAACTGGGTTACTTTTACGTTTTCTTTAAAACTGGTATTCCACCTCATATTAAAGTCATCAAAAGAAATATCTAATTCAAAGGTGCTTTTGGCTATTTCAAAAAATTCTTGAGGGGAGTATTTCCCCTCATCAAAAGCTTTTGTGAGAGGTTCATTGTTATCAAAAACCTCCGATAATAATAGCTCCGGGGTTTGAAACCGGGGATGTTTTGATTTTTCGGCAAGGGCCGCCGCAATTTCGAAATGAGAAAGGTCAACAATTACCTTTCCGAGGTCAAATATGATTACAGAAACGGGTTTCAAGGGCCCCCTAGAGTTCTTCGACGATCTGTTTGGTTTTTGTGAATTCTAGTGTTCTTTCTTCTTTTTATAAGAATTGGATGAAAGGGTCAACCGGAAATGAGAAATGGGATGATTTCGGATCCCCTTCTGGGTTAATCATTAAATGATGGAAGGTTCTTCCCGCTCCAACCCTAATTATTGAATTAAAGGAGAGACCTACCGGTTTTCCCGAAGTCCCTAATCAGAGAAAGGCGTGTTGACCTTAATTCATTCATTTCTTTGATTTTTTTCAGTATTTTTGCGAATTTCTTCCTTGACAGAAAAATAAGGGCATGATAATTTAGCACCCTCTTTGGTTTAATAAAATAGGGTTTATAAAAAAGGGAAAATCAAAAGGAGAGTTTATGCAGAAAAGGTATCTTTTAGCCCCAGGTCCCACTGCGGTACCTTCCGAAGTATTAATGGCGATGTCACGTCCCATGATTCACCACCGATCAGCTGATTTTGAACCGGTGGTGGCCTCCGTCCGGGAAGACCTGAAATGGATTTTTCAAACCACACAGGATGTGATGATTATTGCTTCCAGCGGAACCGGGGGAATGGAGGCTGCTGTGTCTAATTTTCTCTCCCCCGGTGAAAAAGCCATTACTATTAATGGGGGAAAGTTTGGTGAGCGCTGGACCAAGCTTTGCAAAGCCTATGGGATTCAACCGCAAGAAATTAAAGTTGAATGGGGGCGGGCGGTTGACCCCAACCAAGTTTCTGAGCTGTTAAAAAAAGACCCTTCGATCAAGGCGGTTTTTGTTCAGGCCAGTGAGAGTTCCACTGGGGTTGCCCATGATGTGAGAAAATTGGGGGAAATGGTCAAAGGGTATCCTGATACTATCTTAGTGGTTGATGCGGTTTCTGCTTTAGGGGTCTTTGACCTGAAAACCGATGCGTGGGGCCTCGATGTGGTAATTTCCGGGTCCCAAAAAGCATTGATGCTTCCTCCGGGACTGGCTTTTGTCAGCGCCAGTGAAAAAGCCTGGCAGAAACTTGAGAATGCGAAATCCCCCCGGTTTTATTTTGACCTTAAACGGGAACGGGATAATTTGAAAAAGAACACCACTGCTTATACACCTGCTATATCCTTGATTTTGGGTTTGCAAGAGGCTTTTCGAATGATAAAACCTGAAGGGCTGCAGGGGGTTTTTGACCGTCACCAGCGCCTTGCCCATGCCACCCGGGAAGCCATGAAATCCTTGGGTTTGGAACTTCTGCCAAAAGAATCCCCCAGCAATGCATTAACCGCCGTTATGGCCCCTACAGGATATGACGGCCAAACTATTTACAAAAACCTGAGAGACCAGTATGGCATTACCTCCGCGGGGGGACAGGACCATCTAAAAGGGGAGATCTTTCGGATTTCTCACATGGGTTATGCGGATACCTTTGATGTCATCACGGCAGTGGCGGCAACTGAAATGGTTTTAAAAGGAATGGGCCATCCCTTGAAGTTAGGCACTGGAGTCGGGGTCGCTCAAGAATTACTTCTTAAAAAATAAAACACGATTAAATGGGGAATAAACATTGAAAGTATTGGTAAGTGATAAAATATCTGGAAAAGGAATCGAGATTTTAAAATCGGGGGGCCTTGACGTCCAGGTCAAAACCGGAATGACCCCGGAAGAATTAATTAAAGAAGTGGAGAATTATGAAGGGCTAATTATTCGCAGTGGTACCAAGGTAACTGAGAAAGTCATCCAAGCGGCTAAGCGATTGAAGGTGATTGGGCGAGCGGGTTCGGGCCTCGATAATGTGGATTTAAATGCGGCCACTAAAAGAGGTGTGGTGGTCATGAATACACCCGGGGGTAACAATGTAACCACCGCTGAGCATACCATTACCCTTTTATTGGCCATGGCCCGTAAAGTCCCCCAGGCAACCGCTTCCATTAAAGAAGGTAAATGGGAGAAAAATAAGTTTTCGGGGGTAGAAGTATACAACAAAACCATCGGTATTATCGGTTTAGGACAAATAGGTTCCTATGTGGCAAAGCTAGCTCAAGGGTTAATGATGCATGTGATCGGAAATGATCCTTACCTCTCCCAGGAAAATGCGGGAAAATTAGGAGTCGAATTGGTTGATCTACCTGATCTGTACCGGAGATCAGATTTTATTACCGTTCATGTTCCGATGACACCTGATACTAAAAATTTAATTTCCGCCAAAACCATTGCTCAGATGAAAGAGGGTGTTCGAATCATCAACTGTTCCCGTGGGGGAATTGTGAATGAGCAAGACCTCTATGATGCGTTGCTTAATAAAAAGGTAGCCGGTGCCGCCTTGGATGTTTTTGAAAAGGAACCCGTGGATCCGAAGCATCCCTTGTTGGGATTGGATAATATTATTTTCACGCCTCATCTGGGGGCCTCCACCACGGAGGCTCAAGAGAATGTTGCGCTAGCGGTGGCAGAACAGGTGGTGGATTACCTTCAAAAGGGTTTAATTCGAAATGCGGTTAATATTCCTTCGGTTTCAGCAGAAATTCTTCCCGTGATTCAGCCTTTTTTAACCTTATCCGAAAAAATGGGATCGTTTTTGGCGCAAATTTACGAAGGGGGTTTGGAAAGGATCACCATTGAATACAAAGGAGAGGTGGCTAATCTGGCCCTGGGCCCTATGAGTGTCGCCGTCCTGAAAGGGATTTTAAACCCTATTTTGGAGGAACCGATTAATGAGGTTAATGCCCCGGTGGTGGCCAAGGAACGGGGAATTGAGGTAAAAGAAATTAAGACAACCGATTCCGGAAATTTTTCGAGTCTTATTGTTTTAAAGGTGAAATCGGGGGGACAGGTTGCCTCTTTGGCAGGGACCCTCTCCAGTAAGAAAGAACCACGGATCGTTAGTATTAATGGGTTTGAATTGGAGGTTGCTCCCGGGGGTCATATGCTTATGTTGAGCAATGATGATAAACCTGGTGTGATTGGAAGTTTGGGAACACTTTTGGGCGATAACCAGGTCAATGTTGCGAGTATGCAATTAGGAAGAGAACGGTCGGGGGGAAAGGCCATTTCGGTTGTGGGGATTGATTCTCCTGCAAGCCGAGATCTTCTGGATAAAATTAAAAAACTTCCTCACATTCTTTCAGTGAAACAGATTCAATTATGATTTGCCCTAATTCTCTAATTAAAAGACTGGTGTTTTCCAGGTTAACATCAAGGAATTGATGTCCCCAAGTTTTGGGGTTTCTTACTTCCTCCCCTTAAACCTCAACAAAGTCGTCCTCCAACTTTTTTTGTGGAAAAGATGAATTCATCTCAGCAAATGGAAAAAGCCATGATTCCCCAGGGTGTGGCCACATTTCTTCCTGAGGCTGCCTACCTTAAAAGGGTGATCGAGCGTGAAATATTGACCATTTTTTTTCGATGGGGTTATCAAGAAATTATTACCCCAATTTTTGAATACCTGGATGTGGTCTCCGTGGGGATCGAGGAAGGGGTGCTTGAGAAGGGGTATAAAATTGTGGACCGGGCCAATGGCCGGGTCATGATCCTCCGGCCCGATGTGACGCCACAAGTGGCACGGATGGTCGCCATGCTTTTTTCGGAACACCCCAAACCCCTTCGGCTTTGCTACCGGGAAAACGTATTTCGACATGAGGGAGAACATGAGGGAAGAGAGCGGGAGGTTTTTCAAGTTGGGGGTGAACTCATTGGCCTTTCGGGACCTGAAGCGGATGCGGAAATGATCGGGATTGCAGTTCAATCTCTCACCCGCCTGGGGTTATCCGATTTTAAAGTGATTTTGGGTCAGATTGAAATTTCAAGAAATTTTATTGAGAAAACCGGTCTAAGTAAGGATGGAAAGAAACAACTTCAGGAAGCGTTAATTAAAAAAGACGTGGGAGTCGTCAAAGGGATTCTTAAAAGTTCCAAAATGTCTAAAAAGGAGCAAAAAAAATTTCTGGAATTAGTGGGTCTAATTGGTGGTGAAAAAGTTTTGAAAGAAGCCGCTGGTTTGATTTCCAACCCAACATCCCGAAAAGCGTTGAAAAATCTGGGAGATGTTTTTTCCCTGTTAAAATACCATGGGGTGGAAGATCGTGTAATGATAGATTTAGGAGAAATTAGGGGGCTGGAATACTATACTGGCGTTTTTTATGAAGTTTTTGCTGAAGGAGTTGGTTATGAGATTGGGAGAGGGGGGAGGTATGACAATCTCATTGCCAAGTTTGGTTCTGCTTATCCCTCGACTGGGTTTGCTTTCGACCTGGAGCGGTTGGAACTTGCTTTGGAGTGTCAGGGACGCCATCTTCCCTTTTCCACCGCGGATCTTTTGTTTGCAGGGCCAAGGAAACACATAAATCAAATCATCCTTGCTGCCCGGAAATTGAGAAACCAGGGTTACAGGGTGATCCACCGTGTTTGCGATGGGGAATCCCATTCCGTTCTTCGCTCTTATGCCCAGTCCATGGGAATTCCAGGAATCTTGTTGGTGGAAGGAGAGAAGGAACCCAAACTGGTTATTGTGAATACAGAATCGGGTAAAAAAAGAAAAGGTTCCTTAAAAGAAATCGGTATTTTAAAAGGGAAGACCTTTTGGAAATAAAAGGCATTTTCAGGAATGATGTCCTACGGGCAAGCCCATTTCCTTTTTGGTCCACCATCCGATACAACTACCTCGGATTTGGTGAAAAAATTTTAACCCCCCCAAAAAAGGTTTTTTTTGTACTACCCGATGGGGATTTATAAAGTGAGCAAGGTGTGGAAAAAGGAGAGGCTTCCTCGGATCTTGTAGGGGGAAGGAGCAAACCAAGTCCCTATAAAAAGAAGGGCGGCGCTAAGGTGAGCACAATGGATATTTCAGTTCGAAAAGTTCCCCCTCAAAACCTTGAAGCGGAGGAATCTGTTTTGGGGTCGATTCTCCTTCATAATGAAGCCTTAAATAAGGTTTTAGAAATCATGACCGGGGATGATTTCTATAAAGAATCTCACCGTAAAATTTTTTCGGCTATTGTTGATCTGGATGAGCAAAATGAACCGATCGATATAATAACATTAACGGATTTCTTGAGAGGAAAAAATGAATTGGAAGAAGTCGGGGGGGCTGCTTTTTTAACTTCCCTGGTGAATTCAGTTCCCACGGCAGCCAATGTCAAATATTATTCGAAAATTGTTCATGAACGTGCCCTTCTTCGAAATCTGATTAATGTGGCAACTGAAATTGTTACTTCTGGGTATGAGACCACCGGCCAGGTAGATGAATTATTAGATTTTGCGGAAAGTCGTATTTTTGGCATCTCGGAGAAAAAAGTGAAGCCTTCTTTTTTCCCTGTCAAGGATATCGTAAAGGAAAGCTTTGAAACCATTGAACGGCTTTATGACAAAAAAGAGCGAATTACGGGAATTCCAACGGGTTTTAAAGATTTGGATGATATAACCTCAGGATTTCAACCCGGTGATCTCATTGTGATTGCGGGAAGGCCCTCTATGGGTAAAACCGCCTTTTCATTGGGGATTGCCCAAAATACCGCAATTATTCATCGTCACACAGTTGCTATTTTTAGTTTAGAGATGGCTAAGGAACAATTGGTTTTGAGGATGCTTTGCTCAGAATCCCGCGTTGATTCCCATAAACTTCGGTCAGGTTATTTAGGAAAGAACGATTGGCCTTTATTGACCGCCGCTGCAGGGACTCTAACGGAAGCCCCTATTTTTATCGATGATTCCCCGGCCATTTCCATTCTTGAAATGCGGGCCAAGGCCCGGCGGTTAAAAGCGGAGCATGGTCTTTCCATGATCATTGTGGATTACCTTCAGCTGATGCGGGGGAGGGGAAATTCCGATAAACGGGAGCAGGAGATTTCGGATATTTCCCGTTCACTTAAGGCTTTGGCCAAAGAGCTTCGGGTTCCTGTGATTGCCCTATCCCAGTTAAGCCGTGCAGTAGAAACCCGGGGAGGGGAAAGGAAGCCCATATTGGCTGATTTACGAGAATCTGGAGCCATTGAACAAGATGCGGATGTTGTGATTTTTATTTATCGAAAAGAGGTGTATGATTCCTCTGAGGCAAATAAAGGGTTGGCTGAAATTATGATCAGCAAACAAAGGAATGGTCCAGTTGGAAGTGTGATGCTGACCTTCCGAGACCGCTATACCCGTTTTGAGGATTTTTCGGATCGGGATATTCTCTGAGGAATTTGACCCTTTGAAAGCTTAAAAATATAATTAAAAAAATATCCAAGCCATTGGAGAGAAGGTATGTTTGGAATTGGGATTCCCGAACTGATTGTTATTCTTGTTATTATTCTAATCATCTTTGGGGTTGGGAAACTTCCAGAGATCGGACAGGGATTGGGAAAGGCTATTAAGGGCTTTAAGAAAGGGGTTACGGAAAACGAGGAGGTGGATGAAACTAAAAAAGACCCAAGGGATTGAGCCAGAACCCCTGAGAAAATAAATATCATTTTTTTTGATTTTTCACACTTTTTTCCCCTTCAAACATAGAAATTTTATCCTTCCAAGGTTCCCATCATTATTAACTGCATTCCTTGACTCCTGCTTATTTGTTGTTTAATATGTTTATAAGTATTTGTTTTTTCCAATTCTTTTGGGTTGGATCTTATCTCGGGGGTTTTTAAGTGAAAGCGCCTTTTTTTTCCGTTTTTTTATTAGCCCTATTTCTTTCATCGTGTTCATCTCCTCTATTAATTTCCAAACCTGATCAGGCCCCCCCGCCCATTTCCGCGGGGAATGTGGTTCCACCCCAAGAACCACAGACTTACAAAACTTCTAATCCAATGGCCTATTACTATTTTATAAATGGATACATGGCTGAGATAAATAATGAGAAACAATTGGCTTTTGAATCCTATCGAAATGCCCTGTCTTTTGATGAGAGTTCCGTAACCCTTTTAACACGGTTGAGTGAAATTGCTTTTGAATTAGGAAAGGTTTCCGAAGCCAAAGAATTTGCCAATGCCCTTCTGGCAATGGAAAAAGACCATCTTCCCACTTTAACCCTTTTGGCTGAATTAGAGGCAAAAACCCACCAGATCGATGAAGCAATTTATTTGTATGAAAAGGTCATTGGTTTACAGCCTAATGAGTTAGATAATTATCTCAGGTTAGGGGCTTTGTACACTTCTTTGGACCGGTTTGAAGAGGCTGAGGAGGTCATACAGAGGGGAATCTCCATTGATCCAAAGTTTCCTTTAGGGTATTTCTATTTGGGGCGCATTGCAGGAGAGAATAAAGATTATGATAAAGCCCTTGGATTTTTTAAAAAAGCCATTATTCTCCAGGAAGGATTTGAGCCGGCTTATTTGGGAATGGGGGCCATTTATGAGCTTCAGGGAAAAAACCAAAAAGTAATAGAGCTCTATGGAAAATTTTTGGATAAAATAAACCCGATGAATCGGAATATTAGGGGAAGGTTAATCGATTTTCTTTGGAAGAAAAGGGCCTATGAAGATGCTGAGCGGCAATTACTAACCCTTTTGCGTTTTTTTCCAAGTGATTTGGATGGCCATTTTAAATTGGGGCTATTATACGCTGAAATGGAAAAATATCCTGAGGCTCAGGAAAGGTTGCTCTTGGTAAAACGTTTACGTCCCAATGAAGTGAGGGTGCTGGAGTCATTGGCCTTTCTATACGAACGGATGGGGGTTTTGGATAAAGCGGAAGCCCAATACAAGGAAATGATTGAAAATAACAAAAAAAATTCGGATGGTTATATATATCTGGGAAATCTTTACACCCGAATGAAAAAAGGGGATCAGGCAATAGAAATATTAGCGGAAGCTTCAAAAATTGATCCGGATCGTCCCGACATTTATTTAATCCGGGGACATGCCTTTTCTCAATTGGAACGCTTCGAGGAGGCGGCGGAATCCTTTGGAATAGGAATTGAAAAAGATCCCAAAAACCCGGACTTTTATTTTCAATTGGGAACCACTTATGATAAATTAAACCGTTTTGAAAATGTTATTGCATCAATGGAAAAGGCCATTGAATTAAACCCG includes:
- a CDS encoding alanine--glyoxylate aminotransferase family protein, with amino-acid sequence MQKRYLLAPGPTAVPSEVLMAMSRPMIHHRSADFEPVVASVREDLKWIFQTTQDVMIIASSGTGGMEAAVSNFLSPGEKAITINGGKFGERWTKLCKAYGIQPQEIKVEWGRAVDPNQVSELLKKDPSIKAVFVQASESSTGVAHDVRKLGEMVKGYPDTILVVDAVSALGVFDLKTDAWGLDVVISGSQKALMLPPGLAFVSASEKAWQKLENAKSPRFYFDLKRERDNLKKNTTAYTPAISLILGLQEAFRMIKPEGLQGVFDRHQRLAHATREAMKSLGLELLPKESPSNALTAVMAPTGYDGQTIYKNLRDQYGITSAGGQDHLKGEIFRISHMGYADTFDVITAVAATEMVLKGMGHPLKLGTGVGVAQELLLKK
- the dnaB gene encoding replicative DNA helicase; translated protein: MSTMDISVRKVPPQNLEAEESVLGSILLHNEALNKVLEIMTGDDFYKESHRKIFSAIVDLDEQNEPIDIITLTDFLRGKNELEEVGGAAFLTSLVNSVPTAANVKYYSKIVHERALLRNLINVATEIVTSGYETTGQVDELLDFAESRIFGISEKKVKPSFFPVKDIVKESFETIERLYDKKERITGIPTGFKDLDDITSGFQPGDLIVIAGRPSMGKTAFSLGIAQNTAIIHRHTVAIFSLEMAKEQLVLRMLCSESRVDSHKLRSGYLGKNDWPLLTAAAGTLTEAPIFIDDSPAISILEMRAKARRLKAEHGLSMIIVDYLQLMRGRGNSDKREQEISDISRSLKALAKELRVPVIALSQLSRAVETRGGERKPILADLRESGAIEQDADVVIFIYRKEVYDSSEANKGLAEIMISKQRNGPVGSVMLTFRDRYTRFEDFSDRDIL
- the serA gene encoding phosphoglycerate dehydrogenase, with amino-acid sequence MKVLVSDKISGKGIEILKSGGLDVQVKTGMTPEELIKEVENYEGLIIRSGTKVTEKVIQAAKRLKVIGRAGSGLDNVDLNAATKRGVVVMNTPGGNNVTTAEHTITLLLAMARKVPQATASIKEGKWEKNKFSGVEVYNKTIGIIGLGQIGSYVAKLAQGLMMHVIGNDPYLSQENAGKLGVELVDLPDLYRRSDFITVHVPMTPDTKNLISAKTIAQMKEGVRIINCSRGGIVNEQDLYDALLNKKVAGAALDVFEKEPVDPKHPLLGLDNIIFTPHLGASTTEAQENVALAVAEQVVDYLQKGLIRNAVNIPSVSAEILPVIQPFLTLSEKMGSFLAQIYEGGLERITIEYKGEVANLALGPMSVAVLKGILNPILEEPINEVNAPVVAKERGIEVKEIKTTDSGNFSSLIVLKVKSGGQVASLAGTLSSKKEPRIVSINGFELEVAPGGHMLMLSNDDKPGVIGSLGTLLGDNQVNVASMQLGRERSGGKAISVVGIDSPASRDLLDKIKKLPHILSVKQIQL
- a CDS encoding HAD family phosphatase, coding for MKPVSVIIFDLGKVIVDLSHFEIAAALAEKSKHPRFQTPELLLSEVFDNNEPLTKAFDEGKYSPQEFFEIAKSTFELDISFDDFNMRWNTSFKENVKVTQLIEYLRPRYRLFLLSNTNPLHYNFLKKSIPVLKKMDQTILSYKVGHLKPSPEIYQFALQKAGVSSEQVLFIDDSPLNVQGAKNLGIHGVLFKNAEDLKKKLIQHNIKIHCCPK
- a CDS encoding transposase, with product MEHRGIPQNRNILSDQLIVFTGYQAQKHCPQTFRKVVVWDQENEREIVLLTNHMKFEASTISAIYKERWPIELFFKALKQNLKVKTFVGTSQNALYIQIWTALLAMLLIKYLRSNQSLDGRYRIWSLSPLEPVYLS
- the tatA gene encoding twin-arginine translocase TatA/TatE family subunit, giving the protein MFGIGIPELIVILVIILIIFGVGKLPEIGQGLGKAIKGFKKGVTENEEVDETKKDPRD
- the hisZ gene encoding ATP phosphoribosyltransferase regulatory subunit, giving the protein MNSSQQMEKAMIPQGVATFLPEAAYLKRVIEREILTIFFRWGYQEIITPIFEYLDVVSVGIEEGVLEKGYKIVDRANGRVMILRPDVTPQVARMVAMLFSEHPKPLRLCYRENVFRHEGEHEGREREVFQVGGELIGLSGPEADAEMIGIAVQSLTRLGLSDFKVILGQIEISRNFIEKTGLSKDGKKQLQEALIKKDVGVVKGILKSSKMSKKEQKKFLELVGLIGGEKVLKEAAGLISNPTSRKALKNLGDVFSLLKYHGVEDRVMIDLGEIRGLEYYTGVFYEVFAEGVGYEIGRGGRYDNLIAKFGSAYPSTGFAFDLERLELALECQGRHLPFSTADLLFAGPRKHINQIILAARKLRNQGYRVIHRVCDGESHSVLRSYAQSMGIPGILLVEGEKEPKLVIVNTESGKKRKGSLKEIGILKGKTFWK
- a CDS encoding tetratricopeptide repeat protein; this translates as MKAPFFSVFLLALFLSSCSSPLLISKPDQAPPPISAGNVVPPQEPQTYKTSNPMAYYYFINGYMAEINNEKQLAFESYRNALSFDESSVTLLTRLSEIAFELGKVSEAKEFANALLAMEKDHLPTLTLLAELEAKTHQIDEAIYLYEKVIGLQPNELDNYLRLGALYTSLDRFEEAEEVIQRGISIDPKFPLGYFYLGRIAGENKDYDKALGFFKKAIILQEGFEPAYLGMGAIYELQGKNQKVIELYGKFLDKINPMNRNIRGRLIDFLWKKRAYEDAERQLLTLLRFFPSDLDGHFKLGLLYAEMEKYPEAQERLLLVKRLRPNEVRVLESLAFLYERMGVLDKAEAQYKEMIENNKKNSDGYIYLGNLYTRMKKGDQAIEILAEASKIDPDRPDIYLIRGHAFSQLERFEEAAESFGIGIEKDPKNPDFYFQLGTTYDKLNRFENVIASMEKAIELNPKHSMALNYLGYSFADRGIRLDEAVDLIKRALEVRPDDGYYIDSLGWAYYKQGNLKEALKELKRAVDLVPDDPVLREHLGDIYLGIRKGEKAKDEWLKSLEIDPSNEKLMDKYQGAGFGDPRQEERLERALKQKNGKKEGETQQLMRLH